The Anopheles merus strain MAF chromosome 2L, AmerM5.1, whole genome shotgun sequence genome has a segment encoding these proteins:
- the LOC121593020 gene encoding basic proline-rich protein-like has translation MRLLVLLGCLLAASSGNAEITTVLGQNGYDYTPPKVPFPPPPSCPAGGVPPYCCTNGGQGPNCVVPTPPPPPSCPAGGVPPYCCTNGGSGPNCYVPPPPTRPPPPACPAGGVPPYCCTNGGTGPNCYVPPPPTPPPTRPPPPPSCPAGGVPPYCCTNGGSGPNCYVPPPPPPPPTRPPSCPAGGVPPYCCTNGGSGPNCYVPPPPTPPPTRPPPPPPSCPAGGVPPYCCTNGGSGPNCYVPPPPTPPPTRPPPPPPTRPPSCPAGGVPPYCCTNGGQGPNCVVPTRPPKGDEYLPPCTNGGQGPNCVVPTRPPVTPAPRPPFGCPNGGVPPNCCTNGGQGPNCVIPRPPPPPPSCPAGGVPPYCCTNGGSGPNCYVPPPPTPPPTRPPPPPPTRPPSCPAGGVPPYCCTNGGSGPNCYVPPPPTPPPTRPPPPPPTRPPSCPAGGVPPYCCTNGGSGPNCYVPPPPTPPPTRPPPPPPTRPPSCPAGGVPPYCCTNGGSGPNCYVPPPPTPPPTRPPPPPPTRPPSCPAGGVPPYCCTNGGSGPNCYVPPPPTPPPTRPPPPPPTRPPSCPAGGVPPYCCTNGGTGPNCYVPPPPTPPPTRPPPPPPTRPPSCPAGGVPPYCCTNGGSGPNCVVPTRPPPPTTQSNGYLPPCPNGGVGPNCQVPPTRPPSCPAGGVPPYCCTNGGTGPNCYVPPPPPPPPTRPPPTRPPSCPAGGVPPYCCTNGGSGPNCYVPPPPTPPPTRPPPPPPTRPPSCPAGGVPPYCCTNGGTGPNCYVPPPPTPPPTRPPPPPPTRPPSCPAGGVPPYCCTNGGSGPNCYVPPPPTPPPTRPPPPPPTRPPSCPAGGVPPYCCTNGGTGPNCYVPPPPTPPPTRPPPPPPTRPPSCPAGGVPPYCCTNGGTGPNCYVPPPPTRPTPPPPTPGKDNEYLPPCSNGGVGPNCVVPTRPPPPPPACPAGGVPPYCCTNGGSGPNCYVPPPPTPPPTRPPPPPPTRPPSCPAGGVPPYCCTNGGSGPNCYVPPPPTPPPTRPPPPPPTRPPTCPAGGVPPYCCTNGGSGPNCYVPPPPTPPPTRPPPPPPPACPAGGIPPYCCTNGGSGPNCAVPTRPPPPPPTSPAPSCPNGGVLPFCCTNGGQGANCEVPSHTLEEDGYHYKRPNKPFTF, from the exons atg CGATTGCTAGTGCTACTCGGTTGTCTGCTAGCGGCATCTAGCGGCAATGCTGAGATAACGACCGTCCTGGGCCAGAACGGGTACGACTACACGCCCCCGAAAGTACCCTTTCCGCCACCACCGAGCTGTCCCGCTGGGGGTGTACCACCGTACTGCTGCACCAATGGCGGTCAAGGACCTAACTGCGTAGTCCCTAccccgccaccaccgccatctTGCCCCGCTGGTGGTGTGCCCCCGTACTGTTGTACTAACGGAGGATCCGGCCCGAACTGCTATGTGCCACCTCCACCAACGCGACCACCACCTCCAGCGTGTCCGGCCGGTGGTGTTCCGCCGTACTGCTGTACCAACGGAGGAACTGGCCCGAACTGTTACGTGCCACCACCTCCAACCCCACCACCTACAcgaccgccgccgccaccaagTTGCCCAGCCGGTGGAGTTCCTCCGTACTGCTGTACCAACGGTGGATCTGGTCCGAACTGCTACGtcccaccaccgccgccgcctccgCCGACTCGCCCACCTAGCTGTCCGGCAGGAGGAGTACCTCCGTACTGCTGTACTAACGGAGGATCTGGTCCAAACTGTTACGTCCCACCGCCACCAACTCCTCCACCAACAcgtccaccaccgccaccgccaagCTGTCCAGCGGGAGGAGTCCCACCATACTGCTGCACGAACGGAGGATCCGGTCCGAACTGCTATGTGCCGCCACCTCCCACTCCACCACCAACTCGGccaccacctcctccaccAACTCGACCACCAAGCTGCCCCGCTGGTGGAGTCCCACCGTACTGTTGCACTAATGGCGGACAGGGTCCTAACTGTGTAGTTCCCACCCGACCACCGAAGGGAGATGAGTATCTCCCGCCCTGCACGAACGGAGGCCAAGGACCGAACTGTGTAGTACCAACGCGACCACCCGTAACTCCTGCACCCAG ACCGCCATTCGGATGTCCTAACGGAGGAGTTCCGCCAAACTGCTGCACCAATGGAGGACAAGGACCTAACTGTGTGATTCCGAGACCACCACCGCCTCCGCCGAGCTGTCCAGCTGGTGGAGTCCCCCCATACTGCTGTACCAACGGAGGATCCGGCCCGAACTGCTATGTGCCACCCCCGCCAACGCCTCCACCGACTCGTCCTCCGCCTCCTCCGCCGACACGCCCACCGAGCTGTCCCGCTGGTGGTGTTCCGCCTTACTGCTGTACCAACGGAGGATCCGGCCCGAACTGCTATGTCCCACCTCCACCAACTCCTCCGCCAACACgcccaccgccgccaccgcctaCTCGTCCTCCGAGCTGTCCGGCGGGAGGAGTTCCTCCGTACTGCTGTACTAACGGCGGATCTGGTCCGAACTGCTATGTCCCACCTCCTCCTACTCCTCCGCCAACACgcccaccgccgccaccaccaactCGCCCACCGAGCTGTCCAGCTGGCGGAGTTCCTCCGTACTGCTGTACTAATGGAGGATCTGGTCCTAACTGTTACGTGCCACCGCCTCCGACCCCTCCGCCAACTcgtccaccgccaccaccaccaactcgCCCACCAAGCTGTCCCGCTGGTGGTGTCCCACCGTACTGTTGTACCAACGGAGGATCCGGCCCGAACTGCTATGTTCCGCCTCCACCGACCCCACCTCCGACTCGTcctccgccaccaccgccaactCGTCCACCGAGCTGTCCGGCCGGAGGAGTGCCTCCGTACTGCTGTACCAATGGAGGAACTGGCCCGAACTGCTATGTCCCACCTCCTCCAACTCCTCCACCAACTCGaccaccacctcctcctccaaCACGCCCACCAAGTTGCCCGGCGGGAGGAGTTCCGCCATACTGTTGCACGAACGGAGGCTCCGGGCCCAACTGCGTTGTACCGACTAGACCTCCGCCACCGACAACTCAGAGCAATGGATATCTGCCACCCTGCCCTAATGGAGGTGTCG GACCCAACTGCCAAGTACCACCAACCCGTCCACCGAGCTGCCCGGCCGGAGGTGTACCCCCGTACTGCTGTACTAATGGAGGAACTGGCCCCAACTGCTACGTGCCAcccccgccaccaccaccacccactcGTCCACCGCCGACTCGCCCTCCGAGCTGTCCCGCTGGAGGAGTTCCACCTTACTGTTGCACGAATGGAGGATCTGGCCCGAACTGTTACGTGCCACCGCCTCCAACTCCACCACCAACCCGTcccccaccgccaccaccgaccAGACCTCCGAGTTGTCCAGCTGGAGGAGTTCCTCCGTACTGCTGTACTAATGGAGGCACTGGCCCCAACTGTTATGTCCCACCTCCTCCGACCCCTCCGCCAACTCGACCACCGCCTCCACCACCGACTCGCCCACCAAGCTGTCCGGCGGGAGGAGTGCCACCGTACTGCTGTACAAACGGAGGATCCGGCCCGAACTGTTACGTTCCACCGCCACCGACCCCACCACCGACTcgtccaccgccaccaccaccaactcgCCCACCGAGCTGTCCGGCTGGAGGTGTTCCTCCTTACTGCTGTACCAACGGAGGAACTGGCCCGAACTGCTATGTGCCGCCTCCACCAACCCCTCCACCAACTCGaccaccacctcctccaccAACACGCCCACCAAGCTGTCCTGCTGGAGGAGTTCCTCCATACTGCTGTACTAATGGTGGAACTGGCCCCAACTGCTATGTACCTCCACCACCAACCCGTCCAACGCCTCCTCCACCTACTCCAGGCAAGGATAACGAGTATCTTCCACCATGCTCCAATGGAGGAGTTG GACCTAACTGCGTTGTACCGACgagaccaccaccaccaccgccagcctGCCCAGCCGGAGGAGTGCCACCGTACTGCTGTACCAACGGAGGAAGTGGCCCCAACTGCTATGTGCCACCACCTCCCACTCCACCACCAACTCGGccaccacctcctccaccAACTCGACCACCGAGTTGTCCCGCTGGTGGAGTCCCACCGTACTGCTGTACTAACGGAGGATCCGGTCCTAACTGTTACGTTCCACCGCCACCGACCCCACCTCCGACTCGTCCTCCGCCTCCACCACCAACTCGACCACCGACCTGTCCGGCGGGAGGAGTGCCACCGTACTGCTGCACTAATGGAGGAAGTGGCCCGAACTGTTAtgtgccaccaccaccgacaccaccaccaactaGACCACCTCCTCCACCGCCACCGGCATGCCCGGCGGGAGGTATTCCACCGTACTGCTGCACCAACGGCGGCTCCGGACCGAACTGTGCGGTCCCAACGagaccaccgccaccacctccGACTAGCCCTGCACCTAGCTGCCCTAACGGTGGCGTACTGCCTTTCTGCTGCACTAACGGTGGCCAGGGAGCGAACTGCGAAGTGCCGTCCCACACGCTCGAGGAAGACGGCTACCACTACAAGCGGCCAAACAAACCGTTCACCTTCTAG